A single Anopheles maculipalpis chromosome 3RL, idAnoMacuDA_375_x, whole genome shotgun sequence DNA region contains:
- the LOC126560471 gene encoding E3 ubiquitin-protein ligase RNF123, giving the protein MDFLSTVANIFDGDCTVAIGGKKDSDDERQFVLSEFIGEIGMWLDEKLNDHPFEDTHPSYEPVEGRLGPRRTVFDVADDGSILVSRDKLTLQSQNAFSTVKANCCVYSGRWMYEVQLRSKGVMQIGWCSAHCKFTQDTGVGDTRYSYGLDGSKQRIWHVYTQKYGPFWRSGDIFGVCVDMDAGRIEYYRNGAPLGEAFKDIERGPGLALYPAVSLAFNDSLTANFGGSPFKHPVDRYKPLQDAPDVALYQADCLLKYLVNLSGAISQHARVSNGGPKVSSSSVGGGIVTPESMYMLLAACLIERIAPLLGNSYVVEDKVFSYIRGMCVLRSNSHGGKNEAPTQPGSPESTLGTFLTLLWTYLEQEEMKLFLKKLLNYLANTYKETPVDLEYEKQRKIIVILTCVCNHPATRKYLLEYKFFKKNCLPLFLYTKPPDESTLEQLLPDDHIWTEGLGGSKATYLAACEKLKAHTSVLYTLQKNLIHILMNDRDGNESSSPSSRRIFVAKVRKFVMENNVELRGLYSSTTQPAIGLSFLCTLLDVAKTLWEDECRQEHSLDGKLDTPTIDNRYFYDGTFKYSNLDRIGGVLSYLRKHFRSHLVERLGADHPSVVSVDQPSDLRSEIAAFNVFLDSAMFLVSGGPSTAYSLVSRAANSIPDRHQQQTAQHNTIDVLDEGPHSSSTGPGSQPSPKCTAGTIGCGPLDSFRAVCELLDCCVIFYNVVAHKYVVMIADLRDNITHLSDILLETKSNCDEVMHNLEELKRCTIGASTSGQGQKSHEELLNELEARFGQRKSIFAKRSMELARKQAWYRSVALGTHRRRLLCWLLGIIFETLHTFSTEDILFAFLPETYINVTPILLDTVLDFSFHDTAIQHDLAGDTELIRSAANFLAKHLADPRVILASCKDALIQALGSLTCHEVGIRALESASPENQLALVRALLRPYENRAWGQSNWLLLRFWLGDGFAYRESRPPCVWQSGKDPTATQRSLGLYRSRAKNGSHTGLLHLIAPACPSKHFQRLISETLSKDEPYCTTFLNSVLSQLNWAFSEFIHILQDIQNISQRDDEQSVETKQLKICSMCFELTVSLMRALEMIVTITPSLLQDATRANSEIILSRICQLAIQVLSRVTVPPGCFQHVIDLCLPELSNVTHFAIISAAIGMLLALMRRELSSSTECITKIPRISKYLLTDTSFHIASLEYALGEVKTPITNSNGEAPRGNFDPKMRAHIDPLTNEVRVPSPFRKAGTAGGSVGMKEIIPDPPIIKFNIADYPSHVVPEEVGHIARLIEILQLRQTLLSEITILSEDSLCPICYAKSNSAAFDPCQHQSCETCIMQHLMNSKQCFYCKILITRVTRQDGAVIYEACNTPPAPQPATSMVPRMVVSPMVFTSSTPIPDDNLTEHEEEQSATAPNNVVDDYDGPRASET; this is encoded by the exons ATGGATTTTCTTTCGACTGTGGCCAACATTTTCGATGGCGACTGTACGGTTGCCATCGGGGGTAAGAAGGATAGCGACGACGAGCGGCAGTTCGTGCTTTCGGA GTTTATCGGTGAAATTGGAATGTGGCTTGACGAGAAGCTTAATGATCATCCGTTCGAAGATACCCACCCATCATACGAACCGGTCGAAGGAAGGCTCGGTCCCAGGCGAACCGTTTTCGACGTGGCGGATGACGGATCGATACTGGTGTCGAGAGATAAACTAACGCTGCAGTCCCAGAATGCTTTCTCGACGGTTAAAGCAAACTGTTGCGTTTACAGCGGTCGCTGGATGTATGAGGTACAGCTGCGTTCGAAGGGCGTCATGCAGATTGGTTGGTGTTCGGCACACTGTAAATTTACGCAGGATACCGGAGTTGGAGACACACGGTACAGCTATGGATTGGACGGTAGTAAACAACGGATCTGGCATGTTTACACTCAAAAGTATGGTCCATTCTGGCGCTCGGGTGATATATTTGGCGTTTGTGTCGATATGGACGCCGGACGTATCGAGTACTATCGTAACGGGGCACCACTTGGGGAAGCTTTTAAGGATATCGAACGTGGACCGGGTTTAGCGCTTTACCCGGCAGTTTCGCTAGCGTTCAACGATAGTCTAACGGCCAACTTTGGTGGATCTCCCTTCAAGCATCCGGTTGACCGTTACAAACCACTACAGGATGCACCGGATGTGGCACTGTATCAGGCGGATTGTCTGTTGAAATATCTCGTCAATCTTTCCGGCGCCATTTCCCAACATGCCAGAGTATCTAACGGTGGTCCAAAAGTGTCATCCAGCTCCGTCGGCGGTGGAATAGTAACACCAGAATCCATGTACATGCTTTTGGCCGCTTGTCTCATCGAAAGAATCGCTCCATTGCTGGGCAATTCGTACGTGGTCGAGGATAAAGTGTTCAGCTACATCCGCGGAATGTGTGTGCTGCGCAGCAACAGTCACGGTGGGAAAAATGAAGCTCCCACCCAGCCTGGCTCGCCGGAAAGCACGCTCGGCACATTTCTTACCCTGCTGTGGACGTACCTGGAGCAGGAGGAGATGAAACTGTTTCTGAAGAAATTGCTCAACTACCTTGCCAACACGTACAAGGAAACGCCGGTCGATTTGGAGTACGAGAAGCAGCGCAAAATCATCGTCATACTGACGTGCGTGTGCAATCATCCGGCCACCCGGAAGTATTTGCTCGAGTACAAATTCTTCAAGAAGAACTGTTTGCCCCTGTTTCTCTACACGAAACCACCGGACGAGTCGACGCTCGAGCAGCTACTACCGGACGATCACATCTGGACGGAAGGTTTGGGCGGCTCGAAGGCAACGTATTTGGCGGCGTGCGAGAAGCTAAAGGCGCACACGTCCGTACTGTACACGCtgcaaaaaaatcttatacACATACTGATGAACGATCGAGATGGGAATGAATCCAGCTCACCCAGTAGTAGGAGAATTTTTGTCGCAAAAGTCCGGAAGTTCGTTATGGAAAACAATGTTGAGTTGCGG GGTCTATACTCGTCAACAACACAGCCTGCTATAGGACTATCCTTTCTCTGTACCCTGCTAGATGTGGCCAAAACGCTCTGGGAGGATGAGTGTCGACAGGAGCACAGCTTAGATGGGAAGTTGGATACACCAACGATTGATAATCGATATTTCTACGACGGAACATTTAAATACTCGAACCTTGACCGTATCGGTGGTGTACTGTCCTACCTGCGAAAACATTTTCGTTCGCATCTGGTCGAACGGTTGGGTGCGGATCATCCGAGCGTGGTTTCGGTCGATCAGCCCAGCGATTTGCGCAGTGAAATTG CCGCGTTCAATGTATTTCTCGATTCGGCCATGTTTCTCGTGTCCGGTGGACCATCCACCGCCTACTCTCTAGTCTCCCGTGCGGCCAATAGCATCCCGGACCggcatcaacagcaaactgcccAGCACAACACAATCGACGTACTGGACGAGGGTCCACATTCCAGCTCAACCGGGCCGGGCAGTCAACCATCGCCCAAATGTACGGCCGGTACGATCGGTTGTGGTCCGCTGGATTCGTTCCGTGCCGTGTGTGAGCTGCTCGATTGTTGTGTGATATTCTACAACGTTGTTGCCCACAAGTACGTCGTCATGATAGCGGATCTGCGGGATAACATTACGCACCTGTCGGACATACTGCTAGAAACGAAGAGCAACTGTGACGAAGTGATGCACAATCTAGAGGAGCTAAAGCGTTGCACAATCGGTGCGAGTACTTCCGGCCAGGGGCAGAAATCGCACGAAGAGCTGCTGAACGAGTTGGAGGCACGATTTGGTCAGCGGAAAAGCATTTTCGCG AAACGATCGATGGAGCTTGCTCGAAAACAGGCATGGTACCGTTCCGTAGCGCTTGGGACGCATCGACGCCGTCTGCTTTGTTGGCTGCTTGGGATCATTTTCGAAACGCTGCACACCTTCAGCACGGAAGATATCTTGTTCGCCTTCCTGCCCGAAACGTACATCAACGTGACGCCCATTCTGCTCGATACGGTGCTCGATTTTAGCTTTCACGATACTGCCATCCAACATGATCTTGCCGGCGACACGGAACTAATTCGATCGGCGGCAAACTTTCTCGCCAAACATTTGGCTGATCCGCGCGTAATTCTTGCATCCTGTAAGGACGCTCTTATTCAGGCTCTCGGATCCTTGACGTGCCATGAGGTGGGAATTCGAGCACTTGAAAGTGCATCTCCGGAAAATCAACTCGCCCTAGTACGAGCCTTACTACGACCGTACGAAAACCGTGCCTGGGGTCAGAGCAATTGGTTGCTGCTACGGTTCTGGCTCGGGGATGGATTTGCTTACCGTGAATCACGCCCACCATGCGTTTGGCAGTCGGGGAAAGATCCAACCGCCACACAACGTTCGCTCGGACTGTACCGGAGCCGGGCAAAGAATGGATCACACACGGGTTTGCTACATCTGATTGCGCCTGCCTGCCCGTCGAAACATTTCCAGCGTTTGATCAGCGAAACGCTCAGCAAAGACGAACCGTACTGTACGACATTTTTGAACTCGGTTCTTTCTCAACTGAATTGGGCGTTTTCCGAGTTTATTCACATCCTGCAGGAC ATTCAAAACATATCGCAACGGGACGACGAGCAATCGGTCGAAACGAAGCAGCTTAAAATTTGTTCCATGTGCTTCGAGCTAACCGTATCGCTTATGCGTGCCCTAGAGATGATTGTAACGATCACGCCCAGCCTACTCCAGGACGCCACACGCGCGAACAGTGAAATCATTCTCAGTCGCATCTGCCAGCTAGCGATACAGGTGTTGTCGCGCGTAACCGTACCGCCCGGATGTTTCCAGCACGTGATAGACCTTTGCCTGCCGGAGCTGAGCAACGTGACGCACTTTGCGATTATCAGTGCAGCGATCGGGATGCTGCTGGCGTTGATGCGCCGAGAGCTTAGCAGCTCGACTGAATGTATCACGAAAATACCGCGCATCTCCAAGTATTTGCTTACGGACACGAGTTTTCACATTGCCAGCCTGGAGTATGCGCTCGGAGAGGTCAAAACGCCGATAACGAACAGTAACGGGGAAGCACCGAGAGGTAACTTTGATCCAAAGATGCGGGCCCACATTGATCCGCTTACGAATGAGGTACGGGTTCCTTCGCCGTTTCGGAAGGCCGGTACTGCTGGTGGGTCGGTTGGCATGAAGGAAATCATTCCCGATCCACCCATCATCAAGTTCAATATTGCTGACT ATCCAAGCCATGTTGTGCCAGAAGAAGTGGGACATATTGCGAGACTGATTGAAATACTGCAGCTACGTCAAACGCTGCTGTCAGAGATAACTATCCTATCGGAGGACTCGCTCTGCCCGATATGCTATGCTAAATCCAATTCGGCTGCATTCGACCCGTGCCAACATCAATCTTGCGA GACTTGCATAATGCAGCATCTGATGAACAGCAAGCAGTGTTTTTACTGCAAAATTCTCATCACACGCGTCACACGCCAGGATGGTGCAGTCATTTACGAGGCTTGCAATACACCGCCAGCACCACAACCCGCTACATCCATGGTACCCCGAATGGTAGTTTCACCGATGGTGTTCACATCCTCCACACCGATCCCGGACGATAATCTGACGGAGCACGAAGAAGAGCAAAGTGCGACTGCGCCCAACAACGTCGTCGATGATTACGATGGACCACGAGCCagcgaaacataa
- the LOC126564679 gene encoding splicing factor 45 yields MALYDDLDTKHGPDKVAGWSSGLKLFQPQLQVKKVSQPTITPKAILRKPGSKILTPVVLKAKKEPGEQTLPFVASAGSGSVIESVHTVVKPSTKAPITVTTTNATPNPISASASDDYNWDVVDEYDPMWPNEYDKLVKDRKAKEPPIKPLQSGFSRNRRDYKRSFGMRMNNNNNNNNSNNSSSNNAGPSHGSSGPMPEDDGPGGKKFSGFAGRPSSDDEDEFRPGQSRPSGAAIAPPPSLQEPSAGGIPSEGGSKVSQLAAYGGSSVAAKIMAKYGFKDGQGLGKQEQGMAVALQVEKTSKRGGRIVHEKDIPASGSGGTGASGSGSGTDTVTSPPSAAQNASEPSITEIMKSPSKVVLLRNMVGPGDVDDELEPEVKDECNTKYGDVVTVVIHEVPDVVPEEAVRIFVEFKRMESAIKAVVDLNGRFFGGRQVRAGFYNQEKFENMDLGG; encoded by the exons ATGGCACTGTACGACGATCTGGACACAAAGCACGGTCCTGATAAGGTGGCCGGATGGTCATCCGGGCTGAAGCTGTTTCAACCACAGTTGCAAGTGAAGAAAGTGAGCCAACCGACCATTACACCGAAAGCTATTCTGCGAAAACCTGGTAGCAAG ATTCTAACGCCCGTTGtgttgaaagcgaaaaaagaacCGGGAGAACAGACGCTACCGTTCGTGGCATCGGCCGGCAGTGGTTCAGTGATAGAATCTGTGCACACCGTCGTAAAACCTTCCACCAAAGCACCGATTACGGTCACGACGACCAATGCAACACCGAACCCGATCAGTGCATCGGCATCCGATGACTACAACTGGGACGTGGTGGACGAGTACGATCCGATGTGGCCGAACGAGTACGACAAGCTGGTGAAGGACCGGAAAGCAAAAGAACCACCTATCAAACCGCTGCAAAGCGGGTTTAGCCGAAATCGGCGTGATTACAAACGTTCGTTTGGGATGCGCATgaataacaacaataacaataataatagcaacaacagcagcagcaataatgCCGGTCCCAGTCACGGTAGTTCCGGCCCAATGCCCGAGGACGATGGTCCAGGAGGGAAGAAGTTTAGCGGGTTTGCCGGTCGTCCTTCATCAGACGATGAGGATGAATTCCGCCCAGGACAAAGCCGTCCATCGGGAGCGGCTATTGCACCTCCACCGTCATTGCAGGAACCTAGCGCTGGTGGCATCCCGTCGGAAGGTGGTTCCAA agttTCCCAGCTGGCCGCGTACGGGGGTAGTTCGGTGGCAGCAAAAATTATGGCCAAATACGGGTTCAAAGATGGGCAAGGTTTGGGCAAACAGGAGCAGGGCATGGCAGTGGCCCTACAGGTGGAGAAAACATCCAAACGCGGTGGAAGAATAGTACACGAGAAGGATATACCGGCCAGTGGCAGCGGAGGGACGGGTGCGTCGGGAAGTGGATCCGGCACCGATACGGTAACCTCACCGCCGAGTGCGGCCCAAAATGCGTCCGAGCCCTCGATAACTGAAATAATGAAATCCCCCAGTAAAGTTGTGCTGCTACGG AATATGGTCGGTCCGGGTGATGTTGACGATGAGCTGGAACCGGAAGTGAAGGACGAGTGTAACACTAAGTACGGTGATGTGGTAACGGTGGTAATTCATGAGGTGCCGGATGTGGTACCCGAGGAAGCTGTACGGATTTTCGTCGAGTTTAAGCGGATGGAGAGTGCAATCAAGGCGGTGGTCGATTTGAATGGCAGATTTTTCGGCGGTCGGCAAGTGCGGGCCGGGTTCTACAATcaggaaaagtttgaaaacatGGACTTGGGTGGTTGA
- the LOC126565847 gene encoding brain-specific homeobox protein, whose protein sequence is MCTTDQRGMASSVQAHLHASSTRPGYASKDPLPAALAARCKSPSATGVIAVKTPFSIEDILFQNGGGGGASVGHPNSPSRERAIPSPADRHPVESDADESDTGEDSPEVATVPTVNSVNSHRSKSSCELSVSDRSVVSGGCGENNAKPGADSVSVRGRSGQDGNGLVKGGEDDYRKLVMHSERFGSRLNLDPSSTPHQPTSAPRAQQPPPPPPPPAPTVSNSGPVQFTSGPSAGVMYTTNPYSDPGYLQMALGAYLAPSASGYKTVDPYFLSQGIFASSPLFPGAGCPDIALGLGMGMSALRHCRRRKARTVFSDPQLTGLEKRFEAQRYLSTPERVELASALGLSETQVKTWFQNRRMKHKKQLRRREVNAADTGGSGSGQNGGSTNSSSSSSSRLHGAAPASSTGSTTSTSSSSSSGSSGSATTTGGEKGGFTVYSNGKAAPGGVSLGNKPPPSSSASSSASSSSSSCTGAGMLKPLTSGSGSMHSSFSLVKRSAAAAAAAAAAAAATMNNGGSGASIHHPFHANHHHAPSHPHHHHNHHQTPQQHHPGAGGPSGPHHLLATHHLSHLGPPPGHRTPPTSEDENEMMNDSDSDCSDVDIVGDDQGYLT, encoded by the exons ATGTGTACAACGGATCAGCGTGGCATGGCATCGTCCGTACAGGCACATTTGCACGCGAGCAGTACAAGGCCAGGTTATGCCTCGAAGGACCCACTTCCGGCGGCACTTGCGGCACGGTGCAAATCACCCTCAGCGACGGGTGTTATTGCCGTCAAAACACCATTCTCGATCGAGGACATTCTTTTCCaaaacggtggtggtggtggtgccagTGTTGGACATCCAAACAGTCCGTCGAGAGAGCGTGCGATTCCGTCACCCGCCGATCGTCATCCGGTAGAATCGGATGCAGACGAATCGGATACCGGAGAAGATTCGCCAGAAGTTGCCACTGTTCCGACGGTTAACTCTGTAAACAGTCATCGGAGTAAGAGCTCGTGTGAGTTAAGTGTATCCGACCGGAGTGTTGTTAGTGGTGGTTGTGgagaaaacaatgcaaaacctGGTGCAGATAGTGTTAGTGTGCGTGGACGAAGCGGTCAGGATGGGAATGGATTGGTTAAAGGTGGTGAAGATGACTATCGGAAGTTAGTGATGCATTCGGAAAG ATTTGGCAGTAGACTAAACTTGGACCCCAGCAGCACACCTCACCAACCCACATCAGCTCCCCGAGCTCAacaaccaccgccaccacctcctccaccGGCACCTACGGTGAGCAATTCCGGCCCAGTACAATTCACTAGCGGACCGTCGGCCGGCGTCATGTACACGACCAACCCGTACAGTGATCCGGGCTATCTGCAGATGGCACTCGGCGCCTACCTAGCACCGTCGGCCAGTGGATACAAAACGGTCGATCCATACTTCCTCTCGCAAG GAATTTTCGCCAGCTCGCCTCTATTTCCCGGTGCCGGTTGTCCGGATATTGCGCTCGGTTTGGGCATGGGCATGAGTGCGCTGCGCCATTGCCGACGTCGGAAAGCTCGGACCGTGTTCAGTGACCCGCAGCTGACAGGGCTGGAGAAGCGCTTCGAGGCACAACG CTACTTATCGACACCGGAACGTGTCGAGCTGGCGTCCGCGCTCGGGCTGAGTGAAACGCAAGTGAAAACCTGGTTCCAGAATCGGCGCATGAAGCACAAGAAGCAGCTACGGCGACGTGAGGTCAATGCGGCCG ATACGGGCGGATCGGGTTCGGGTCAGAATGGTGGAAGCACCAACTCATCCTCTTCATCCTCCAGTCGACTTCATGGAGCAGCTCCAGCGTCCTCTACCGGATCAACCACTTCAACCTCCTCGTCTTCCTCGTCCGGTTCGTCAGGATCGGCCACCACCACAGGCGGTGAGAAAGGTGGCTTTACTGTCTATAGCAACGGAAAAGCCGCTCCAGGTGGAGTGTCACTCGGCAACAAACCTCCACCCAGCTCGTCCGCTTCCTCTTCCGCCTCTTCCTCTTCGTCCAGCTGTACCGGTGCGGGCATGCTAAAGCCCTTAACGTCCGGCAGTGGATCGATGCACTCATCCTTTAGCTTGGTGAAACGGTCCGCGGCTGCTGCAGCGGCGGCGGCTGCGGCTGCAGCTGCCACCATGAACAATGGTGGCTCGGGAGCATCGATTCACCATCCGTTTCATgctaatcatcatcatgcacCATCGCATCCCCATCACCATCATAACCATCATCAGACgccgcagcagcatcatccgGGAGCTGGTGGACCTTCGGGGCCTCATCACCTTTTGGCGACCCACCACCTATCGCATCTTGGCCCTCCACCTGGCCACCGTACACCACCGACTAGTGAGGATGAAAATGAGATGATGAATGATAGTGATTCCGATTGTAGCGACGTCGATATTGTTGGGGACGATCAAGGTTATCTTACGTAA